One stretch of Prionailurus viverrinus isolate Anna chromosome C1, UM_Priviv_1.0, whole genome shotgun sequence DNA includes these proteins:
- the TMEM88B gene encoding transmembrane protein 88B — protein sequence MSEQEKEMEEDEGGSTSDTAPMLPERVPDGQASVLMSPRWVGLVVRGLGTLLLPGQALAGLLLHLLLPATVFLLALLPAAAIVYLGFLCHSRVHPAPRPACRALLSDRGAAALIVLGFLSLPPLLVLASAARTRLARRLRPLLPPPTWTPGSRRHPGSSDRGRAGRHTDGEEQFCAWV from the exons ATGAGTGAACAGGAGAAGGAAATGGAGGAGGATGAGGGAGGCAGCACTTCGGACACAGCCCCCATGCTGCCGGAAAGGGTTCCTGACGGCCAGGCCTCAGTCTTGATGTCCCCACGGTGGGTAGGCCTGGTGGTCCGAGGCCTTGGGACCCTACTGCTGCCTGGCCAGGCCCTGGCTGGACTGCTGCTGCACCTGCTGCTGCCTGCAACCGTGTTCCTGCTGGCCCTTCTGCCAGCAGCTGCCATCGTGTACCTGGGATTCCTGTGCCACTCGAGG GTTCACCCGGCGCCCCGCCCCGCGTGCCGCGCACTGCTCTCCGACCGAGGCGCCGCGGCGCTCATCGTTCTCGGATTCCTTTCGCTGCCTCCGCTGCTCGTGCTTGCCTCGGCCGCCCGCACCCGCCTGGCCCGGCGTCTCCGCCCGCTGCTACCGCCCCCAACTTGGACCCCTGGATCCCGCCGCCACCCGGGGTCCAGCGACCGTGGGCGGGCGGGACGCCACACCGACGGGGAAGAGCAGTTCTGTGCCTGGGtgtga
- the ANKRD65 gene encoding ankyrin repeat domain-containing protein 65 codes for MFLPAWPLSLRREPRPGALAVGRGGKMDSGSSRPGEQNPTEAGAERELRWVELSSEEALGAQTEGPSAPQAWGCLLQAVWRGHPGLVTKLLRQGASVEERDRAGRTPLHLAVLRGHVPLVRLLLQRGAAVGAADRAGRTPLHEAAWHGHSRVAELLLQRGAPAAARSRAGLTPLHWAAALGRTLLAGRLLGAPGPGPAAADARGWTAAHWAAAGGRLPVLELLLAAGGAGPDGALLVAAAAGRGAALRLLLARGARVDARDGAGATALGIAASLGRTQDMEVLLDRGADPSLKDRHSRSALHRAAAGGHLPAVQLLVAWGAELDAGDSLGLTPLHHAARGGHAEVASHLLDRGAQVNAAGWLHKTPLHLAMEHGHGPTAELLLSRGASPTLRTQWGEVVRDLVSEGARPRRCSPFAESRSGRGT; via the exons ATGTTTCTGCCTGCCTGGCCTTTGTCTCTGAGGAGGGAGCCCAGGCCAGGAGCCCTGGCGGTTGGCAGGGGAGGAAag ATGGACTCCGGGAGCTCCCGGCCGGGGGAGCAGAACCCGACCGAGGCAGGGGCAGAGCGGGAACTGCGGTGGGTGGAGCTGAGCTCAGAGGAGGCCCTGGGAGCCCAGACAGAGGGGCCCAGCGCCCCACAAGCCTGGGGGTGCCTGCTGCAGGCCGTGTGGAGGGGTCACCCGGGCCTGGTGACAAAGCTGCTGCGTCAAGGGGCCAGTGTGGAGGAGAG GGACCGCGCAGGCAGGACCCCGCTCCACCTGGCGGTGCTGCGCGGCCACGTGCCCCTGGTGCGCCTGCTGCTGCAGCGCGGGGCCGCCGTGGGAGCCGCCGACCGCGCGGGGCGCACCCCGCTGCACGAGGCCGCCTGGCACGGCCACTCGCGGGTGGCGGAGCTGCTGCTGCAGCGCGGGGCCCCGGCCGCGGCGCGCTCGCGGGCCGGCCTCACGCCGCTGCACTGGGCCGCCGCGCTGGGCCGGACGCTGCTGGCCGGGCGCCTGTTGGGCGCGCCGGGCCCGGGCCCCGCGGCGGCGGACGCGCGCGGCTGGACGGCGGCGCACTGGGCGGCCGCGGGCGGCCGGCTGCCGGTGCTGGAGCTGCTGCtggcggcgggcggcgcgggccCGGACGGCGCCCTGCTCGTGGCGGCCGCGGCCGGGCGCGGGGCGGCGCTGCGCCTGCTCCTGGCGCGCGGGGCCCGGGTGGACGCCCGGGACGGCGCGGGGGCCACAGCGCTCGGCATCGCGGCGAGCCTGGGCCGCACGCAG gaCATGGAGGTGCTGCTTGACCGTGGGGCAGATCCCAGCCTCAAGGACAGGCACAGTCGCTCTGCACTCCACAGGGCTGCTGCTGGTGGACACCTGCCTGCTGTCCAGCTGCTAGTGGCCTGGGGAGCGGAGCTGGATGCTGGAGACTCACTGGGCCTCACGCCACTGCACCACGCCGCTCGGGGAGGCCATGCAGAGGTTGCCAGCCACCTCCTAGACAGGGGAGCGCAGGTCAATGCTGCTGGGTGGCTCCACAAGACCCCCCTTCACCTTGCCATGGAGCACGGCCACGGCCCCACCGCAGAGCTCCTGCTGAGCCGAGGGGCTAGCCCCACCTTGAGGACACAGTGGGGTGAGGTGGTCCGGGACCTGGTGTCCGAGGGGGCCCGCCCCAGGCGCTGCTCACCCTTTGCAGAGAGTAGGAGTGGGAGGGGCACATAG
- the MRPL20 gene encoding 39S ribosomal protein L20, mitochondrial, translated as MVFLGAPLWLRSRLTDRYWRVREVLQHARHFRGRKNRCYRLAVRAVTRAFVKCTKARRLKKRNMRTLWINRITAASQEHGLKYPAFIVNLIKCQVELNRKVLADLAIYEPKTFKSLAALAKRRRQEGFAAALGDGKEPEGVFSRVMQDC; from the exons ATGGTCTTCCTCGGCGCGCCGCTGTGGCTGCGGAGCCGCCTCACTGACCGCTACTGGCGGGTCCGGGAGGTGCTGCAGCACGCGCGG CACTTTCGGGGAAGGAAGAATCGGTGCTACCGGCTGGCGGTCAGAGCGGTGACCAGAGCGTTTGTGAAATGCACGAAAGCGCGAAGACTGAAGAAGCGGAACATGAGGACA CTTTGGATTAATCGAATTACAGCTGCCTCCCAGGAACATGGCCTGAAGTACCCAGCATTCATTGTCAATTTAATTAAG TGCCAGGTGGAGCTCAACAGGAAAGTGCTCGCGGATCTAGCCATCTATGAACCAAAGACTTTTAAATCTTTGGCTGCTTTGGCCAAAAGGAGGCGACAGGAAGGATTTGCTGCTGCCCTGGGGGATGGGAAAGAGCCCGAAGGCGTATTTTCCAGAGTGATGCAGGATTGCTGA
- the CCNL2 gene encoding cyclin-L2 isoform X4, which yields MAAAAAAAAATVAAGTPGPAATAAAVCAPGSGNAAPGSQGMLIGDRLYSGVLITLENCLLPDDKLRFTPSMSSGLDTDTETDLRVVGCELIQAAGILLRLPQVAMATGQVLFQRFFYTKSFVKHSMEHVSMACVHLASKIEEAPRRIRDVINVFHRLRHLREKKKPVPLLLDQDYVNLKNQIIKAERRVLKELGFCVHVKHPHKIIVMYLQVLECERNQHLVQTSWVASEGK from the exons atggcggcggcggcggcggcggcggcggcgacggtcGCGGCTGGGACTCCGGGGCCGGCTGCCACCGCGGCAGCGGTCTGCGCCCCGGGGTCGGGGAACGCAGCCCCCGGGTCGCAGGGGATGTTGATCGGGGACCGGCTGTACTCCGGGGTGCTCATCACCTTGGAGAACTGCCTCCTGCCTGACGACAAGCTCCGCTTCACGCCGTCCATGTCGAGTGGCCTCGACACCGACACAGAGACCGACCTCCGCGTGGTGGGCTGCGAGCTCATCCAGGCGGCCGGCATCCTGCTCCGCTTGCCGCAG gtGGCCATGGCTACAGGGCAGGTGTTGTTCCAGCGATTTTTTTATACCAAGTCCTTTGTGAAGCATTCCATGGAG CACGTGTCGATGGCTTGTGTTCACCTGGCCTCCAAGATAGAAGAGGCTCCGAGACGGATACGGGACGTCATCAATGTGTTCCATCGCCTTCGACacctgagagagaaaaa GAAGCCTGTGCCTCTGCTGTTGGACCAAGATTACGTTAACTTAAAGAATCAGATTATAAAGGCAGAAAGACGAGTTCTCAAAGAGCTGGGTTTCTGTGTCCACGTGAAGCACCCTCACAAG ATAATCGTTATGTACCTTCAGGTGTTAGAGTGTGAGCGTAACCAGCACCTGGTCCAGACCTCATG GGTAGCCTCTGAGGGTAAGTGA